The Malus sylvestris chromosome 8, drMalSylv7.2, whole genome shotgun sequence genomic interval ggcacttccaagtcttgttcttttttctcactcttttgatatgtacatccatcaccaacaagcgatgttgattagccaagctctcccccggtataactttgcaatccttacaagttatacgatctcctttcctcattagaagaaaatctatttgtatttttgacgacccactcttgtaagtgatcacatgttcttctctcttcttaaagaaggtgttggctaagaagagatcatatgccattgcaaaatccaagatagcttccccatcctcatttctctccccaaaaccatggccaccatgaaaacctccatagttgtctGTCTCCctacccacgtgtccatttaaatctcctcctataaataacttctccgtctgagcaattccttgcaccaagtctccaaggtcttcccaaaatttctccttcgaactcgtatccaaccctacttgaggtgcgtacgcactaatcacattgatgagtttttgtcctattacaatcttgatttccatgattctatctcctaccctcttgacatctacaacatcttgtgtcaaggtcttgtccacaatgatgccaacaccgtttctcgttctatttgtgcccaaataccaaagcttaaaccctgagttttctatatcatttgccttaagaccaacccacttagtttcttgtaggcacataatatttatccttctcctcaccataacttccactacttccatagattttcccgttaaggttcctatattccacgttcctaaacgcattctactctcttgaactctacccttctgttctagcttcttcaccatcccccgtctaataggatcaaagtacttcttttgtgtgtcctgtgtaaagttgataggagcatatgctcccaaacaactttgagtggagtcgttcgaaaagaagtttctatggcccccttgctcatttaacactgcatccgggtgccgatggagatacagcgacccttgctcacttatcactgtgctcgggccacacagcgtgCCACTGGATCTGCTTAATTCCTTGATACGGAGAGATCCCAGTAAGTAAAAAGGGAACATTGCTTTTGGCAGAAGTGTGCATGTTTCCATCGCTTTCACTAACAACTATTTTTGCATTCGCTTTTTAGTCAAAAGATTATTTAGATTATCATAACTTTTGACTATGGGGTTTAAGATTTAAAATAGACAGAAGTAGCCATTAAGATTGTCTACTgtcaattattttggttattatgTAAAAACTCTTCCAtaaattaagggtatttttgtcaaacgaaCCCCTTCACTTGAACTTATGGTTTCTTTAATAACGGAAATTTTTCACAGAAGActcaaaataattgatggtgaAAAATTTTAAGAATCAcctctatcgattttaaatcttaaaaacaaaaataaaaaactgtgaCAATTTAAAAgatcattttaactaaaaaaaaacctttttgcaTTTCTTCTGTCTTCCCCTCCATCCACCTCCTACGCGTTGTCTCCATCAAACCCCACCATTGCTTGAAGTCCATCTCTCACTCAAAAGTAGCGGCGGGATCTATATCCACATGGAGCCTATATGAGTAGTGGAATACGCCCATTTCATATATCCATGACAAGTGCCAAAATATCCATCACTAAATATGTTATATACACATGAACAAGGAAATGGATTTTAGCTACATACAAGTCTCGTTTCTCATGATCACTTCGTGATCAATGATTTATAATTAGACGCCGTTGAATTTGATATCAATATTAaaagtaaatttatttattttgcaaATTCTATATGGGTCTCATTCCCTTATCCACTTGGTGATCAATTTTTTATGATCACTCTTTGTTAAGTTTGATATCAAGAGTTGAAATTAAAACATTGAACACTTCTACTTATTCTTCACTCTTGATATCAATTCTAAAGCTGACGGACCCGTACATTTTACTTTTTAGTCACATGGTGATGAAAATAACGTTTATGAGTTATATTATATACctaaatatgtaaatatattCTAGCCATGCTTCCTTTCTACATAAAATACTAATTTCGCTGGACTAGTAATTCAAatcaatttaaatattttattcctACATATGGTTTAAAAACAAGGTGAGATATTTCAATGTATTTGAAACACGAGTTGATACATTACGTGttatgatataattggatagaCATTGAACAATATATACTCTCACTTATATTATAATACATAATCTACCGACTAATATTCTGGATACATGCTAAAATTATTCATAAAGAAAATATGATTTATATTGACTATTGTGAGACTTTGAATTAGAAATTATGGATCAAGTTGATATTGCTATCAAAATGTCTGGTCAAGATTCATGTCGACAACTTTTGCCAAACAAGAGAGTTATGACAAGTAAAGAATATTGTGAGACTTTGAATTAGAATTATGGATCAAGTTGATATTGTTATCAAAATATATGGTCAAGATTCATGTCGACAAGTTCATGTCGACAACATTTGCCAAACAAGAGAGTTATGGTTTAcccaaaaagagagagagagagttatgaCAAGTAAAGACTACTTTCTTTGCATGAATATACAATCTCTCTCCTAATTTCCTAAAATCACAAACGTACCCACCGGTCACCACCACCAGAATATTTCCCTATCAAATATGCATGTGATCCAAAGGATCCCATACACACCTCCCACAAACGACTCAACTCAGTCACTTTACAATTTAacgttattttttttaataaaatattatgtaaaaaatataatataaaaggTTCACTTTTAAAAGAGTCACCGAGCTTctctttttaataattttttaatataaacgatattacacacaaattaacactttaaacgCAGTGAGTTgcaaaaaaacatttttaggGAAAATTATATTATACACGAAAAAACACATTTACATTCTTTTACGTTGTCGGTtgaagaaatttttattttagtacaaatgatattatacaCGTATCAACacgaaaaaaatattaaactcTACATGTACGGAATTGCAGAGTAAAGTTTTGACGACCCAAGACAATCGACTTGTCATTATTTCTAACGTTTGTCTCTTACCTCATCTCCACCACCTCCTCctaaggtataaaatatcgatgatatcagaaatatcggtagttcaaaaatacgaaaattttgatggaaatatcgggatattatcgatatcgatagaaattgaataaaaatcacgaaaattataagaaaacttggaaatttttattgaaactttgcaggatgtttatttagtcaattatctattagtttatcacaaaaaattggaaggaaatgtattgcatgatagatataactgatttaagttaattatatagcgagctggcaaacattgtgagtgtagaaaatatgtagtaattaatgaaagaagtttaaacacactataatcatttatatataataaattagtacaatattttacactttatacattgcatggtaagatacatgagtaacttagcaaggtctaaaatatcgatgatatcggaaatatgaGTAGTctgaaaacacgaaaatttcgatggaaatatcgatatattatagatattttagaccatcCTCTACCCACCACttctgtcttcttcttcttcactccCACTCCTTCTAGCGATCCTTCCTTTTCACCAGACAATATTCTCTGAGCTCTGAGCTCTCTCAACTCCGCCGAGCTAGCCATGGCCAATACTAAACTTGTGGTGGAAGTTCACAACGCAAGCGACCTGATGCCGAAAGACGGCGACGGTTTTGCGAGTCCCTTCGTGGAGGTAAACTTTGAAGGGGAGCGGCAGCGGACTCAGACCAAGCCAAAAGACCTCAATCCTAACTGGAACGAGAAGCTCGTCTTCAACATCAACGACCGTTCTCACCTCCCCCACAAGACCGTCGACATTGTCGTTTACAATGACAGACAAACTGGACACCATACGAACTTCCTCGGCCGAGTCAGAATCTCCGGCGTCTCCGTCCCTTTCTCCGAGTCTCAGGCCACCATCCAACGGTACCCGCTCGATAAGCGCGGTGTCTTCTCTCATGTCAAAGGCGATATTGCCCTCAGAATCTACGCTATTCAAGATTACATCAACAATGGCGACTTTGCTCCAACACCAGCACCACCCCCACCTACACTAAATGATGAATTTGTTATTAATAGTACTGGTGGTGCTGCTGGGACTACTCGTCCTCCTCCGCTGCAGGAAATCAATACTAATAGGATCGTTGAGGAGATTCATCACCACCATTTTGGGGGAGAGAAgatcaagaagaagaaggaaaaagaagtgAGAACTTTCCACTCCATCGGCACTGGgatgggtggtggtggtggcggcggcggtggttctcatcctcctcctccaatGTCTTCGGGATTCGGATTTGAGACAATGAAGGAGAAGGCGCCCACCGTTGAAACAAGGACGGATTTCGCTCGGGCGGGTCCTGCCACGGTTATGCACATGCAGCAGCAGAACCCGGAATTTTCCCTGGTGGAGACAGATCCACCATTGGCGGCGCGGCGGTACAGAGGTTTTGGAGGGGACAAGACCTCGAGCACATACGATCTGGTTGAACAGATGCATTACTTGTACGTGAGTGTGGTGAAGGCAAGAGATCTTCCAACCATGGATGTTACAGGAAGCCTTGATCCTTATGTGGAGGTGAAGCTTGGCAACTACAAAGGGGTGACTAAGCATGTGGACAAGGACCAGAACCCTGTGTGGCACCAGATTTTCGCCTTCTCGAAAGAGCGCGTGCAATCCAATTTGCTTGAAGTCACTGTCAAGGACAAGGATTTCACCAAGGATGATATCGTGGGGAGGCTACATTTCGATCTCAGCGAAGTCCCCCTTTGCATGCCGCCGGACAGCCCTTTGGCTCCTCAGTGGTACGGGTTGCTGGACATGCACGGGAACAAGGTCAGAGGGGAGCTTATGCTTGCTGTTTGGGTAGGGACTCAGGCCGATGAGTCCTTTCCCGATGCTTGGCATTCCGATGCACATGACATTAGCCACGTCAATCTCGCCACCACTCGATCAAAGGTTTACTTCTCCCCCAAGTTATATTACCTTCGAGTTCAAATTCTGCAAGCTCAGGATCTTGTTCCATGGGATAGAAACCGCCCTTTGGATACATATGTCAAGGTACAGCTTGGGAACCAGCTGAGGGTCTCAAGGCCTTCCCAAGTGCATACTATTAACCCCGTTTGGAATGATGACCTCATGCTCGTGGCCTCCGAGCCTTTCGAAGATATCTTAGTTATATCAGTTGAGGACAGGGTTGGTCCTGGAAAGGATGAGATATTAGGGAGGGTGATTCTTTCGGTTAAAGACCTTCCGCAGAGAATTGACACTCATAAGCTCCCGGAGCCGATATGGTTCAATCTCCACAAGCCTTCAGCAGCTGCTGAAGAGGAAACTAAAAGACAGAAGGAGAAGTTCTCAAGTAAGATTCATCTGCGCCTCTGTTTA includes:
- the LOC126632699 gene encoding FT-interacting protein 7-like — protein: MANTKLVVEVHNASDLMPKDGDGFASPFVEVNFEGERQRTQTKPKDLNPNWNEKLVFNINDRSHLPHKTVDIVVYNDRQTGHHTNFLGRVRISGVSVPFSESQATIQRYPLDKRGVFSHVKGDIALRIYAIQDYINNGDFAPTPAPPPPTLNDEFVINSTGGAAGTTRPPPLQEINTNRIVEEIHHHHFGGEKIKKKKEKEVRTFHSIGTGMGGGGGGGGGSHPPPPMSSGFGFETMKEKAPTVETRTDFARAGPATVMHMQQQNPEFSLVETDPPLAARRYRGFGGDKTSSTYDLVEQMHYLYVSVVKARDLPTMDVTGSLDPYVEVKLGNYKGVTKHVDKDQNPVWHQIFAFSKERVQSNLLEVTVKDKDFTKDDIVGRLHFDLSEVPLCMPPDSPLAPQWYGLLDMHGNKVRGELMLAVWVGTQADESFPDAWHSDAHDISHVNLATTRSKVYFSPKLYYLRVQILQAQDLVPWDRNRPLDTYVKVQLGNQLRVSRPSQVHTINPVWNDDLMLVASEPFEDILVISVEDRVGPGKDEILGRVILSVKDLPQRIDTHKLPEPIWFNLHKPSAAAEEETKRQKEKFSSKIHLRLCLDVGYHVLDESTHFSSDFQPSSRHLRKSGIGILELGILSAKKFPALKGNEGRTTDAYCVAKYGNKWVRTRTLLDTLSPRWNEQYTWEVYDPCTVITIGVFDNCHTNGSREDSRDKRIGKVRIRLSTLEIHRVYTHFYPLLILTPSGLKKQGELQLALRFTCFAWVNMLAQYGRPLLPKMHYVQPIPIRHLDWLRHQAMQIVATRLARSEPPLRREIVEYMLDIDYHMFSMRRSKANFHRIMSVLSGVMTVCRWFNDICNWRNPITTCLVHILFVILVCYPELILPTIFLYLFVIGIWNYRLRPRHPLHMDARLSQAEVAHADELDEEFDSFPTGRPADIVRMRYDRLRSVAGRVQMVVGDLATQGERAQALLSWRDPRATAIFIIFALIWAMLIYVTPFRLIAVLFGIYLLRHPRFRSKMHSAPVNFFKRLPSKSDMLLS